In a genomic window of uncultured Sphaerochaeta sp.:
- a CDS encoding DEAD/DEAH box helicase, with protein sequence MSELTSFADLGLSAQTIAAIASKGFEEPTKIQAACIPLLLKDQVDVIGQAQTGTGKTAAFSLPILEIVDPSLYQVQALILAPTRELAVQTAEEISSLRGDRRLEIAAVYGGASMELQLRKLRRGTHVVVGTPGRILDHLRRGSLNLEHLKFVVLDEADEMLDMGFIDDIEEVLKQTPEEKRMLCFSATMPAPIQRLAERFMHEPQMVKIQQDTNTSDLTDQIYIEVRESDKLEALTRIIDMEESFYGIVFCRTKVQCDEIGRKLMDRGYDAEPLHGDLSQKQRELILHKMRERSISIIVATDVAARGIDISDLTHVINFSLPEDPDAYIHRVGRTGRAGKTGVAITFVAPREFKRFSFIKKVSKTDIRRESVPEASQIIKIKRARILSQLTALEEKTGEDSPFLPIAEQLLEGKDPELVVSALLDHFYKDELDVSKYQQISQGRNERRSEGSFSEESGITRLFIARGRKDGLDKRMLIDYLIEQVGAEDRDIQDVSVRDDFSFVSAPLQVAERILQTFSAQSPEGKPLITRAKPDNPNGKNLSGRTRGERYEERPYSQDRRGSAPFRVRREREDFQPYGRDSYGDEDYHRVAPAFEDRPARSHGKYSSPKNKKGSFPKKPSSRKRYHD encoded by the coding sequence ATGTCAGAGTTAACCAGCTTTGCGGACCTAGGACTGTCCGCGCAAACCATTGCCGCCATCGCATCGAAGGGGTTCGAAGAACCCACCAAGATTCAGGCTGCCTGTATTCCCCTGCTCCTTAAGGACCAGGTAGACGTAATTGGCCAGGCACAAACAGGAACCGGCAAGACTGCCGCTTTCTCCCTCCCCATTCTCGAAATTGTCGACCCGTCCCTCTATCAAGTACAAGCACTTATCCTTGCACCGACCAGAGAACTTGCCGTGCAGACCGCAGAAGAGATCAGCTCCCTACGGGGAGACCGCAGGCTTGAGATTGCTGCCGTATACGGTGGTGCATCGATGGAACTGCAGCTGCGCAAGCTGCGCAGGGGCACCCATGTTGTCGTCGGGACCCCGGGCCGTATCCTCGACCACCTCAGAAGGGGCTCGCTGAATCTTGAGCACCTGAAGTTCGTTGTCCTCGATGAGGCAGACGAGATGTTGGACATGGGCTTCATCGATGACATTGAGGAAGTACTGAAGCAGACACCCGAAGAAAAGAGGATGCTCTGTTTCTCCGCCACCATGCCTGCACCTATCCAGCGTCTTGCCGAGCGATTCATGCATGAGCCTCAGATGGTCAAGATCCAGCAGGACACCAACACCAGTGACCTCACCGACCAGATTTACATCGAGGTCCGCGAGTCCGACAAGCTTGAGGCACTTACCCGTATCATCGATATGGAGGAGAGCTTCTATGGCATCGTATTCTGCCGAACCAAGGTCCAGTGTGATGAAATCGGGCGCAAGCTCATGGACCGCGGCTACGATGCAGAACCGCTTCATGGAGACCTTTCCCAGAAGCAGCGTGAGCTCATCCTGCACAAGATGCGCGAACGGTCGATCAGTATCATCGTGGCTACGGACGTAGCTGCCCGTGGCATCGATATCTCCGATCTTACCCATGTCATCAACTTCTCCCTTCCCGAGGATCCGGATGCTTACATCCACCGGGTAGGAAGAACCGGACGTGCAGGCAAGACCGGCGTGGCCATCACCTTTGTTGCACCGCGCGAATTCAAGCGCTTCTCCTTCATCAAGAAAGTTTCCAAGACTGATATCCGACGCGAGTCGGTGCCTGAGGCCAGCCAGATCATCAAGATCAAGCGGGCCAGGATTCTCAGCCAGCTTACCGCACTTGAAGAGAAAACCGGAGAGGACAGCCCCTTCCTGCCGATTGCTGAGCAGCTGTTGGAAGGAAAGGATCCCGAGCTCGTGGTCTCAGCATTGCTCGACCACTTCTACAAGGATGAGCTGGACGTCTCCAAGTATCAGCAGATCTCCCAAGGTCGCAATGAGCGCAGAAGTGAAGGCTCGTTCAGTGAAGAGAGCGGTATCACCCGTCTTTTCATTGCCCGCGGCAGGAAGGATGGACTGGACAAGCGTATGCTGATCGACTACCTGATCGAACAGGTGGGAGCAGAGGATCGCGATATCCAGGATGTTTCGGTACGCGATGACTTTTCGTTCGTCAGTGCACCCCTGCAGGTTGCCGAACGTATCCTGCAGACCTTCAGTGCCCAGAGCCCGGAAGGCAAGCCGCTCATCACCAGGGCGAAGCCTGACAATCCGAACGGCAAGAATCTCAGCGGAAGAACCCGCGGAGAGCGGTATGAGGAGCGTCCTTATTCGCAAGATCGTCGGGGATCGGCACCGTTCAGAGTTCGCAGGGAACGGGAGGACTTCCAGCCGTATGGTCGGGACTCCTATGGGGACGAGGACTACCACCGTGTAGCACCCGCCTTCGAAGACCGGCCTGCCCGTAGTCATGGGAAGTACAGCTCTCCCAAGAACAAGAAAGGCTCCTTCCCCAAAAAGCCCAGTAGCCGAAAGCGATATCACGACTAA